In one window of Gloeocapsa sp. DLM2.Bin57 DNA:
- a CDS encoding glutathione S-transferase family protein, which produces MVKVYGDVNSGNCYKVKLLLTQLQQPFQWININIIEQQTRTPEFLQKNPNGRIPVLEWEGGQFLWESNAIMYFLSENSEFFPNDRLKRAQVLQWLFFEQYSHEPYIATSRYLIRYLNGAEKYRGILAEKQPKGYAALDVMEQHLTRHRFFVGDNYSIADIGLYAYTHVAEEGGFDLCGYPAILSWFRRIESQPNYIKIG; this is translated from the coding sequence ATGGTTAAAGTTTACGGTGATGTTAATTCGGGAAATTGTTATAAAGTCAAACTACTTTTAACACAATTACAGCAACCTTTTCAATGGATTAATATTAATATTATCGAACAACAGACTCGTACACCAGAATTTCTCCAAAAAAATCCTAATGGGAGAATACCTGTACTAGAATGGGAAGGGGGACAATTTTTATGGGAATCCAACGCAATTATGTATTTCTTGAGTGAAAATAGCGAATTTTTCCCCAATGATAGACTAAAACGTGCTCAAGTGCTCCAATGGTTATTCTTTGAACAGTATAGTCATGAACCCTATATCGCTACATCTCGTTATCTGATTCGTTATCTCAATGGTGCGGAAAAATATCGAGGGATTTTAGCCGAAAAACAACCTAAAGGTTATGCAGCTTTAGATGTGATGGAACAACATCTCACTAGACACAGGTTTTTTGTAGGGGATAATTATAGTATCGCTGATATTGGTTTATACGCTTATACCCATGTCGCAGAAGAGGGAGGATTTGATTTATGTGGTTATCCTGCTATACTTAGTTGGTTTAGGAGAATTGAATCACAACCTAACTATATTAAAATAGGGTAA
- a CDS encoding Mur ligase family protein yields the protein MLSSLRLILAVNISRLITFLVKTLQLGAASVLPGAIALRLYPEILSLMCQQISQGIILVCGTNGKTTTSLLVKNILTLQGYKVVHNETGANLVNGLVTALINQANWQGKLRADYGILEVDENILPLVVDTIQPKFILALNLFRDQLDRYGEVDSISQRWQQAIANLPTETIVILNGDDPTLAYLGQNLTQPVFFFGLNQPELSVDILDYATDSTYCPRCGSALDYHHIYLSHLGDFHCHNCGFTKPELAINSQEWSQILIGVYNKYNTIAAVLLSLKIGIKATIINQAITQFKAAFGRAEEIIIDNKIVKILLAKNPVGLNETIRAVHQANQGENTVTLLVLNDRTPDGTDVSWIWDVDTEQLTQLQGKIIVSGDRTYDLALRMQYSNPSPEHLIVIDNLSTAIKTALDNTPMAVPLYILPTYSAMLEVRQLLTGKKIL from the coding sequence ATGTTATCTTCTCTGCGTTTAATTTTAGCTGTAAATATCTCTAGGTTAATTACTTTTTTGGTAAAAACTTTACAATTAGGTGCAGCTAGCGTCTTACCTGGGGCGATCGCTTTACGTCTTTATCCCGAGATACTCTCTTTAATGTGTCAACAGATTAGTCAGGGTATTATTTTAGTTTGTGGAACTAATGGTAAAACTACTACTTCTTTATTAGTTAAAAATATTCTTACTCTACAAGGTTATAAAGTTGTCCACAATGAAACTGGTGCTAATCTAGTTAATGGGTTAGTTACCGCTTTAATTAATCAAGCTAATTGGCAAGGAAAATTAAGAGCAGATTATGGTATTTTAGAAGTAGATGAGAATATTTTACCACTGGTTGTAGATACAATTCAACCTAAGTTTATTTTAGCTCTTAATTTATTTCGTGACCAGTTAGATCGCTATGGGGAAGTTGATAGCATTAGTCAACGTTGGCAACAGGCGATCGCTAATCTTCCTACTGAAACTATAGTTATTCTCAATGGTGATGATCCTACCCTAGCTTATTTAGGTCAAAATTTAACACAACCAGTCTTCTTTTTTGGTTTAAATCAACCTGAACTCTCTGTAGATATTCTCGACTATGCTACTGATTCTACTTATTGTCCTCGTTGTGGTTCTGCTTTAGATTATCACCATATTTATCTCTCTCATTTAGGTGATTTTCATTGTCATAACTGCGGTTTTACTAAACCAGAATTAGCTATTAATAGTCAAGAATGGTCACAAATTTTAATAGGAGTTTATAATAAATATAACACTATAGCAGCAGTTTTATTAAGTTTAAAAATAGGTATAAAAGCAACAATAATCAATCAAGCCATAACGCAATTTAAAGCAGCTTTTGGGAGAGCAGAAGAAATAATCATTGATAACAAAATCGTCAAAATATTATTAGCGAAAAATCCTGTAGGACTAAATGAAACAATCAGAGCAGTACACCAAGCTAATCAAGGAGAAAATACTGTTACATTATTAGTCTTAAACGATCGCACTCCTGACGGAACAGATGTATCATGGATTTGGGATGTAGATACAGAACAATTAACCCAATTACAGGGTAAAATTATTGTTAGTGGCGATCGCACTTATGACTTAGCATTACGAATGCAGTATAGTAATCCCTCCCCTGAACATTTAATCGTTATTGATAACCTCTCTACAGCGATTAAAACTGCTTTAGATAACACCCCAATGGCAGTACCCCTTTATATCTTACCTACCTATTCAGCCATGCTAGAAGTAAGACAACTACTCACAGGTAAAAAAATTCTTTAA
- a CDS encoding NAD-dependent epimerase/dehydratase family protein codes for MRILIMGGTRFIGVYLTKTLVAAGHSVVLFNRGNKPLPVEGVQQIIGDRTSPTELTEKLAKEEFDAIFDNNGRELSDTQPLGEIFQARVQHFVYVSSAGVYLPTDQLPHQEGDPVDPKSRHRGKYETEAYLETIGLPWTSIRPTYIYGPQNYNDLEAWFFDRLWRDRPVLIPGNGLHITQFGHVADLATAMAAVLGNPQAVGQIYNISGERYVTFDGLAYACAEAMGKSRDQVRILHYNPEDFNFGKNKPFPIRVQHFFADVHKAMTDLNWQPQYDLVSGLKDSWENDYLASGRDKKEIDFSLDEEILEQLR; via the coding sequence AACTTTAGTAGCTGCGGGTCATTCTGTTGTGTTATTTAATCGGGGCAATAAACCCCTTCCCGTCGAAGGTGTCCAACAAATCATCGGCGATCGCACTTCTCCTACAGAATTAACAGAAAAACTAGCTAAAGAAGAATTTGACGCTATTTTTGATAATAATGGACGAGAATTAAGCGATACTCAACCCCTAGGGGAAATCTTCCAAGCTAGAGTCCAACACTTCGTCTATGTCAGTTCCGCGGGAGTTTATCTACCTACTGATCAACTACCCCATCAAGAAGGAGATCCTGTAGATCCCAAAAGTCGTCACCGCGGTAAATATGAGACAGAAGCATATCTAGAGACAATAGGGTTACCTTGGACTTCCATACGTCCTACTTATATCTATGGACCACAAAACTATAATGATTTAGAAGCTTGGTTTTTTGACCGTCTCTGGCGCGATCGCCCTGTACTTATTCCAGGAAATGGCTTACATATTACTCAATTCGGACACGTAGCTGATTTAGCTACTGCTATGGCTGCGGTTTTAGGTAATCCCCAAGCTGTTGGTCAGATTTATAATATTTCTGGTGAACGTTACGTCACTTTTGACGGTTTAGCCTATGCTTGTGCTGAAGCTATGGGTAAATCTCGGGATCAGGTTCGTATTTTACATTACAATCCTGAAGACTTTAACTTCGGTAAGAATAAACCTTTCCCTATCAGAGTACAGCACTTTTTTGCTGATGTTCACAAAGCTATGACGGATTTAAATTGGCAACCCCAATACGATCTAGTCTCAGGGTTAAAAGACTCCTGGGAAAACGACTATCTAGCTTCAGGAAGAGATAAAAAAGAGATTGATTTTTCTCTAGATGAAGAAATCCTCGAACAACTTAGATAA